The nucleotide window AAAGGACTTACATTTCGCTAATCAACACTTTTTAAAACCAATTATAAATAATGTGCCCCGAATTTCTTTACTATTTTTTATTCACAACGTAGAAAATCTTGAATCTGGCATTTACACTTATGTGTCCCAACCTTCCCATATTAATATTGTCGAACATTGCCTTATTTCAGAAGGGGACAACATCACACCCATACTTGACAATTTTCCTTTGTACCTGTGTATAACAGGTAATTGCCGACACATCTCCGAACACCTCTGTTGTGGGCAAGAGATAGCCCGCGATGGCGTTTTATGTATAAGCATGTTCACAGATGTAATCAAAGAATTAGAACAAACAAATGGTTTTTCTTACACCACATTACATTGGGAGGCTGGTTTTATAGGTCAATTACTCTATCTCGAGGCGGAATTAAATCAAATGAGTGGCACTGGAATTGGATGTTTTTTTGATGATGAAATTTACAAAATAAAACGGCCTGACGCTATGCAGAAAAACTTAAATCCTCTTTATTATTTCACCATAGGCAAAGCTATACCTGACCCTCGCATAAAAACCAGCCCACCATATCAAAATACAAATATTTAATGAATTGGGACTATCAAAATAGTACCATGACTTTGATGTTTACAAACCTTCACCATTTGAAAAGAACTGGTCCATCACAAGGGCAGGTGCTTCTTCAGCAGTAGGACCGATAGGTTTCGCTGGGACACCTGCTACGGTCGTATGAGGTGGAATGTCCCGTAGAACAACAGCACCTGCTGCAATCTTCGCCCCCTCACCTACATGGACATTCCCTAAAATTTTTGCCCCTGCTGCGATTAATACCCCATCACCAATTTTGGGATGTCTATCTCCACGAACTTTCCCCGTTCCCCCTAAGGTTACTTCATGTAATAAAGACACATTATTTCCAATCACCGCTGTTTCTCCAATGACGACACCTGTTCCATGGTCAATTAATATCCCTTTTCCAATTCTTGCTGCGGGGTGTATATCAATCCCAAACACCTCGGACATCCTACTTTGTAGAAACAGTGCAAGATGAAACCTCTCCCGATTCCAGTAATAATGGGCTACCCGATATGATTGCAGTGCCTGAAAGCCTTTAAAGTAAAGTAAAGGCTGGCAGAACAACCTGCATGCTGGGTCACGGTCGTGAACAGCAATCAAATCCGCACGGATTGCCTCTCCTATCTCTGCTTCATTTGCAAAAGCTTCATCAAACAATTCACGCAAACTCACTGCTGGCAACGTGATACTTTCCAATTTCCCCGCTAAATGGAAACTTAGCACATCTTCCAGTGTTTTATGCGACAAAATAGTAGATGATAAAAAACTCGCAAGTAATGGTTCTTTCTGAATACCTTCCTGTGCCTCTTCTCGTATTCGTGCCCAAATGGGGTCTGCTTTCTTTTTCATAAGAATAAACCTTATCCTTACAATTAAAAATTGAATTGATACGACACATTAAAATTGCTTTTATTATCGCATGCTAACTAAGTCAAACTCTATAAACTATGGATGAATAATTATACGCATCTCTGTTTTTTCACGTGCTTTCTTAAAGGCTTCCACTGCTTCTGATAGCGGATATGTAGAGGATATATATTTCTTCACCTCTATAATCCCTTTGGATATCAGTTCGAGTGCCTGCCGATGATGCCTCGGGACGGAGCCATGTGCTCCTGTAAGTAAGATTTCTTTGTAGTGAATTATATTCGTGTCAATAGAAGTAGGCGGTGTTCCTGGAGGCAAACCTCCAAAAAAGTTTACACGACCCCGATTCCTAACAATTTTTAAGGCGTCTATCTGGGCTTCAGGAGACGAACAAGCAGTTAAAACCACATCTGCACCGAATCCGTCCGTTTCTTCAAAAATTCGAGAGACCAAATCTTCCTCAGACGTATAAATAACTACATCAGCCACCTGCTTAACAATCTCTTCTCGTTTCCTTGTGCGATTTACACCTATTACGTTTCCTGCCCCCATTTTTCGTGCCACCTCCATTAACATACAACCTATAGGACCCGCTCCAATCACAACTACGGTTTCTCCAATGTTAACCTGACACAGTTCCAATGCATTCAAACAACACGCTAATGGTTCTGCCAATGCAGACTCATCAAATGAGACATTGTTCGGGATATGATGAACAGGACCATGCTCTACAACTAATGGATTTAATAACACATATTCTGCGAAACTTCCTGGGAACTGATAGCCCACAGCATAGTTCGTTAGACAAACATTTCCAATCCCTGCCTCACAATACGAACACTTTCCACATGGCACATCTGCTCCTAAAGCAACTCGGTCACCTGGCTTGAATTTTGATACCCCTTCACCAACTTTTTCAACGACTCCTGATGACTCATGCCCCAAAATTGTCGGTGGTAGAACACGGGGGTTCCCATGATTTACTATTCTTAAATCTGACCCACAAATTGCACATGCCTTGACTCGGACTAAAACAGAGCCAGGGACAACCTGCGGTTTCTGGACCCATGTTACTGATAATTTTCCTACCTCTTCTAAAACTAAGGCTAACATTTTAGTCTTCCTCATTAATCATCATAACTTTTACTGGAAAAATTTCTTTATTATACATGCAAATTAATGTATCTTTTAATTCCTCAATAGGTACCCTATGCGTAACCAATTTTAAAAATGGATTTCCTTCTCTCTTAAATTCCTGTAACACCACATTCCATTCATTTTTAGGATATTCATTTCTTAAAGAATTCCACACACCAACAATGGATAACTCTCTTCTTAAAA belongs to Candidatus Hydrogenedens sp. and includes:
- the cysE gene encoding serine O-acetyltransferase — protein: MKKKADPIWARIREEAQEGIQKEPLLASFLSSTILSHKTLEDVLSFHLAGKLESITLPAVSLRELFDEAFANEAEIGEAIRADLIAVHDRDPACRLFCQPLLYFKGFQALQSYRVAHYYWNRERFHLALFLQSRMSEVFGIDIHPAARIGKGILIDHGTGVVIGETAVIGNNVSLLHEVTLGGTGKVRGDRHPKIGDGVLIAAGAKILGNVHVGEGAKIAAGAVVLRDIPPHTTVAGVPAKPIGPTAEEAPALVMDQFFSNGEGL
- a CDS encoding alcohol dehydrogenase catalytic domain-containing protein; its protein translation is MLALVLEEVGKLSVTWVQKPQVVPGSVLVRVKACAICGSDLRIVNHGNPRVLPPTILGHESSGVVEKVGEGVSKFKPGDRVALGADVPCGKCSYCEAGIGNVCLTNYAVGYQFPGSFAEYVLLNPLVVEHGPVHHIPNNVSFDESALAEPLACCLNALELCQVNIGETVVVIGAGPIGCMLMEVARKMGAGNVIGVNRTRKREEIVKQVADVVIYTSEEDLVSRIFEETDGFGADVVLTACSSPEAQIDALKIVRNRGRVNFFGGLPPGTPPTSIDTNIIHYKEILLTGAHGSVPRHHRQALELISKGIIEVKKYISSTYPLSEAVEAFKKAREKTEMRIIIHP